A single window of Nicotiana sylvestris chromosome 5, ASM39365v2, whole genome shotgun sequence DNA harbors:
- the LOC138868766 gene encoding uncharacterized protein: protein MQGLGGQVSIAYKGLCLFPDVQLLVGFKMPKFDLYDGHGDPVALLRGFCSKMRGAGGKDKLLMAYFSQSLSGTTLELYTRQDHSRWYTWDDLAQAFARHFQYNIKIVPNRLSLTKIEKNPSESFIDYSFRLREQAAKVNPPMEERKMVEYILQAPEPTYFGHLISAIGKSFDEVVKMGGMVEEGLKSSKIISYSAIKATTQAIQNGTGGVIRKKK, encoded by the coding sequence atgcaggggttgggaggccaggtgagcaTAGCCTACAAGGGTTTGtgtctatttcccgatgttcaGTTGCTGGtgggattcaagatgcctaaatttgatctatatgaCGGGCACGGAGACCCGGTGGCCCTCTTGAGAggattctgcagtaaaatgagaggagctggtGGGAAAGATAagttgttgatggcgtactttagccaaagtctgagtggcaCGACACTAGAGTtgtacactcgtcaggatcatagcagatggtatacctgggatgatttggcccaagcattcgctcgtcatttccaatacaacatcaAGATTGTTCCGAATCGTTTGTCtctgactaagattgagaagaatcCTAGTGAAAGTTTCATAGATTACAGTTTTCGTTTGAGAGAACAAGCGGCAAAAGTTAACCCTCCGATGGAGGAGAGGAAAATGGTGGAGTATATTCTGCAGGCTCCGGAGCCTACTTACTTCGGCCATTTGATATCGGCCATAGGCAAATCTTTCgatgaggtagtgaagatgggtggcatggtggaagaagggctcaaatcaagcaaaatcataagctactcggccatcaaggcaactacccaagccattcagaatGGTACGGGAGGAGTGATCAGAAAGAAGAAGTaa
- the LOC104216928 gene encoding vacuolar protein sorting-associated protein 32 homolog 2 — MFSKIFGKPKQETNALATLDKLNETLEMLEKKEKVLQKKASAEVEKAKDFTRAKNKRAAIQCLKRKRLYEQQIEQLGNFQLRIHDQMIMLEGAKATTETVDALRTGASAMKAMQKATNIDDVDKTMDEINEQTENMKQIQEALATPIGAAADFDEDELEAELEELEGAELEEQLLQPATTAPAAPVHVPAVRQPARPIPQRRTAEEDELAALQAEMAL, encoded by the exons ATGTTTTCGAAGATATTTGGGAAACCCAAGCAGGAAACTAATGCTCTTGCGACTCTTGACAAATTAAACGAG ACTCTGGAGATGCTTGAGAAGAAGGAGAAAGTGCTTCAGAAGAAGGCTTCTGCAGAGGTTGAGAAGGCCAAAGATTTTACAAGAGCAAAGAATAAAAGAG CGGCAATACAATGTTTGAAGAGGAAGAGGCTCTATGAACAACAAATTGAGCAGCTTGGCAATTTCCAGCTTCGCATCCATGATCAG ATGATAATGCTAGAAGGTGCAAAAGCTACAACTGAAACTGTTGATGCTTTGAGAACTGGAGCATCCGCAATGAAAGCAATGCAGAAAGCAAC GAATATTGATGATGTGGACAAGACAATGGATGAAATAAATGAACAGACTGAGAATATGAAACAAATACAGGAGGCTTTGGCTACTCCAATTGGTGCAGCAGCTGATTTTGATGAG GATGAATTGGAGGCAGAACTTGAAGAGTTGGAAGGTGCTGAATTGGAAGAGCAGCTCCTTCAACCAGCAACTACTGCCCCTGCTGCACCAGTCCATGTTCCTGCGGTGAGGCAACCTGCTCGGCCCATTCCTCAGAGGCGTACAGCTGAGGAAGATGAACTTGCTGCTTTGCAAGCAGAGATGGCTCTTTGA